The following coding sequences are from one Paenibacillus tundrae window:
- a CDS encoding acetoacetate decarboxylase family protein, producing the protein MNHYPAPWQLQGSGYILIYRFTKEFVAQHGRVPAFLEGQFSGGLGSVMLVNYESSDAGPYGELLFIPGKFHHQGRKLNTISKIYVSTSDSVDNGWENWGIPKELAAFSFQKLASGKEHVQVSQAGVSIADLTLSAFGPSFPVNTRLLPFPLVQQHQQQLYYTQFSGKGKGRLAKIDELSINAALFPDISLCKPWALLKVDPFAITFPVATIQR; encoded by the coding sequence ATGAATCATTATCCAGCTCCCTGGCAGCTCCAGGGCTCAGGTTACATATTAATCTATCGTTTCACTAAGGAATTTGTAGCGCAGCATGGGCGGGTGCCCGCTTTTCTAGAAGGTCAGTTCAGTGGGGGATTGGGGAGTGTGATGCTCGTGAATTACGAGTCTTCTGACGCCGGACCTTATGGAGAATTGCTCTTCATCCCAGGAAAGTTCCATCACCAAGGCCGCAAACTTAATACGATTAGCAAAATATATGTATCCACGTCAGATAGTGTAGATAATGGCTGGGAGAACTGGGGCATTCCGAAGGAGCTTGCTGCGTTCTCATTCCAGAAGCTGGCTTCTGGTAAAGAACACGTGCAAGTTAGTCAAGCTGGGGTATCCATTGCTGATCTGACCTTATCTGCATTTGGCCCAAGCTTTCCCGTTAACACACGCCTGCTACCATTCCCGCTCGTTCAACAGCATCAACAGCAATTGTATTACACACAATTTTCCGGCAAAGGGAAAGGCAGACTCGCCAAGATTGACGAGCTGTCCATCAACGCTGCATTGTTCCCTGATATCTCGCTCTGCAAGCCATGGGCGCTGCTTAAGGTTGATCCGTTTGCAATCACATTCCCTGTTGCTACTATCCAGAGGTAA